The proteins below are encoded in one region of Aeromonas jandaei:
- a CDS encoding O-acetylhomoserine aminocarboxypropyltransferase/cysteine synthase family protein, which yields MKDATLALHHGFTNDPTTKAVAVPIYQTVAYEFESAQHGADLFNLAVPGNIYTRIMNPTNDVLEQRMAALEGGIAALVVSAGSAAITYAIQALTAAGDNIVSTPQLYGGTYTLFAHMLPSFGVEVRFAKDDSAEAIAALIDDKTKAVYCESIGNPAGNIVDLAALAKAAHARGVPLIVDNTVATPVLCKPIEHGADIVVHSLTKYVGGHGNSLGGVIVDSGKFPWADHAERFPQLTKPEPSYHGVVYTEAFGPAAFIGRVRTVPLRNTGAALAPMNAFLLLQGLETLSLRMERHVDNALRVANHLKHHPKVAWVSYAGLPGHPHYLLAEKYMAGRPSAILSFGLKDGYEAGVRFYDALKIFKRLVNIGDAKSLACHPASTTHRQLSEEEQAKAGVKPEMIRLSVGIEAIEDILADLDQALEA from the coding sequence ATGAAAGATGCGACCCTGGCCCTGCACCACGGCTTTACCAACGACCCCACCACCAAGGCCGTTGCCGTGCCCATCTACCAGACGGTGGCCTACGAGTTCGAGAGCGCCCAGCACGGGGCGGATCTGTTCAATCTGGCGGTGCCGGGCAATATCTACACCCGCATCATGAACCCCACCAATGATGTGCTGGAGCAGCGGATGGCCGCGCTGGAAGGGGGGATCGCCGCACTGGTAGTCTCGGCAGGTTCTGCCGCCATCACCTATGCCATTCAGGCGCTGACCGCAGCCGGTGACAACATCGTCTCCACTCCCCAGCTCTATGGCGGCACCTACACATTGTTCGCCCACATGCTGCCGAGTTTCGGCGTTGAAGTGCGCTTCGCCAAGGATGACAGTGCCGAGGCCATCGCCGCCCTCATCGACGACAAGACCAAGGCGGTCTACTGCGAGAGCATCGGCAATCCGGCGGGCAACATCGTCGATCTGGCCGCACTGGCCAAGGCAGCCCATGCCCGCGGCGTGCCGCTTATCGTCGACAACACGGTCGCCACACCGGTCTTGTGCAAACCCATCGAACATGGCGCTGACATCGTCGTCCACAGCCTGACCAAATATGTCGGCGGCCACGGCAACTCGCTGGGTGGCGTCATCGTCGACTCGGGCAAGTTCCCCTGGGCGGATCACGCCGAGCGCTTCCCCCAGCTGACCAAACCCGAGCCCTCCTACCACGGGGTGGTCTATACCGAGGCCTTTGGCCCGGCCGCCTTTATCGGACGGGTACGCACAGTGCCGCTGCGCAATACCGGCGCAGCGCTGGCGCCGATGAACGCCTTCCTGCTGCTGCAGGGGTTGGAGACCCTGAGCCTGCGCATGGAGCGCCACGTCGACAACGCCCTGCGGGTCGCCAACCACCTCAAGCATCACCCCAAAGTGGCATGGGTCAGCTACGCCGGTCTGCCGGGTCACCCGCACTACTTGCTGGCAGAGAAGTACATGGCCGGTCGCCCCTCGGCGATTCTCTCGTTCGGCCTGAAGGATGGCTACGAGGCGGGGGTGCGTTTCTACGATGCGCTCAAGATCTTCAAGCGGCTGGTCAATATCGGTGACGCCAAGTCGCTGGCCTGCCACCCCGCCTCCACCACTCATCGCCAGCTGAGCGAGGAGGAGCAGGCCAAGGCTGGAGTCAAACCCGAGATGATCCGGCTGTCGGTCGGGATCGAGGCGATCGAGGACATACTGGCGGATCTGGATCAGGCGCTGGAGGCATAA